Genomic window (Candidatus Nitrosocosmicus franklandus):
GACCAGAGATTAGCAACAGGGTTTGTGACTCTTTGGGGCCTTCAATCTTCTGCCGCAAACAAAAAGATCTGGGAATACAAGCGTCAAAATGGTAAAATTTGATATCTTATTTGACAAATTGCGCTTTGAGGAAAAGGCGTTATACAACACAGCAATAAAGAGAGGATTAGACGTTAGATTAGTCGATTCAAGAAATATTATTATGGATACAGACGATCTGGTATCATCAAATAGAGAATTCGGGGATGTATTACTGCAACGAAGCATTAGTCATTTTAGAGGGCAGTTTCTGACATACTGTTTGGAATTATGCGGTTACAATGTCATTAATGATTCTAAAACAGGAGAAGTGTGTGGAAATAAACTTTTGACCTCGATGATACTTAAGAAAAATAACATTCCAACTCCAAAATCGTTCTTTTCATTTAACGCGGATTCTGCATTTGAATTTATCGAAAAAGTAAATTTTGATGAAAATCCTGTTGTTTTCAAACCTGTGATCGGTTCATGGGGGCGTGGCGTTTTCCCAGTTAGAAACAAAGAAATTGGAAAAATAATAATAGAAATGAGGCAAGAAAGTACTAGTCCTTTTTCAAACATATTTTACTTTCAGGAGCTTATTCATAGACCTCCAAGAGATATTCGTTGCATTGTAGTTGGCGATAAGTTAGTAGCGGCTGTGTATCGATATTCTTCAGAAAACGAATGGCGAACTAATGTTGCCAAAGGTGGAAAAGCGGAGCTTCTGAAGGTGACTAACGAGTTAGAAGATCTAGCTATAAAAGCTGCAAACGTGGTCGGTAAAGGAATATTGGGAATAGATATGATGGAAGATAACGAACGCGGACTAATGGTCCACGAGATCAATAATACCGTAGAATTTAGAGGTGCCAGTTTAGCCACAGGGATCGATGTGGCTGATATGATTATTGAATATGCAAAAAATCAGAGGAAAAGTTGAAATATACAT
Coding sequences:
- the lysX gene encoding lysine biosynthesis protein LysX, coding for MVKFDILFDKLRFEEKALYNTAIKRGLDVRLVDSRNIIMDTDDLVSSNREFGDVLLQRSISHFRGQFLTYCLELCGYNVINDSKTGEVCGNKLLTSMILKKNNIPTPKSFFSFNADSAFEFIEKVNFDENPVVFKPVIGSWGRGVFPVRNKEIGKIIIEMRQESTSPFSNIFYFQELIHRPPRDIRCIVVGDKLVAAVYRYSSENEWRTNVAKGGKAELLKVTNELEDLAIKAANVVGKGILGIDMMEDNERGLMVHEINNTVEFRGASLATGIDVADMIIEYAKNQRKS